The Antennarius striatus isolate MH-2024 chromosome 20, ASM4005453v1, whole genome shotgun sequence genome includes a region encoding these proteins:
- the LOC137614163 gene encoding cadherin-20-like, with protein MGHRLHRPALASILLPVAVGILTLLPQSLMGNPAEEENAGKSAVLQRVKRGWVWNQFFVLEEYTGLEPLYIGKLHSDMDKGDGSIKYILTGEGAGTTFTIDDSTGDIHALQRLDREVKSQYVLRAQARNRLTDRPLEPESEFIVKIQDINDNEPRFLDGPYRATVPEMSQIGTSVIQVTATDADDPTYGNSARVVYSILEGQPYFSVDAKTGMVRVSLADMDRETKENYTVVIQAKDMGGQLGGLAGTTSINITLSDINDNPPMFDQRLFQMSIPEAAPVGSVVGRIWAKDKDIGINAEMKYSIIDGDGREICDISTDPTNLFGIITLKKPLDFESKPSYTLKVEGTNIHMDPALRNRGPFKDVTIVHVSVEDVDEPPLFDSSAYYIELPEDAEIGTVLRAVSARDPDAANNTVRYSIERSSDPEKYFYIELTSGSLMTVRSLDREEIGWHNITVLAMEMSNPTQIASVSVAVRVMDVNDNPPSLKHYLEAYLCENAKAGQLIQMVTAVDPDEPLGGQHFYYSLAPEAVNNPNFTLRDNQDNTAWILTRRGGWSHQDQTVFYLPIVITDGDEPVQTSTSVLTIRVCSCDREGNVMSCNAEAYSLPASLSRGALIAILACIFVLLVMILLMLSLRTHRKKPYLCDEEENVHENIVRYDDEGGGEEDTEAFDIAAMWNPREAHHQHPHHHHPHLGKMRQDMLPEIESLSRYVPQACVVGGGGDSNVHGYVLAKLLEADVDPCAPPYDSLQTYAYEGEGSVAESLSSLQSGTSNTDHEYDYLNDWGPRFKKLAEMYGVLETNNPPLW; from the exons ATGGGACACCGATTGCATCGTCCTGCACTTGCCAGCATCTTGCTCCCTGTGGCCGTTGGCATTTTGACCCTTCTGCCTCAAAGCCTTATGGGTAACCCTGCTGAGGAAGAAAATGCAGGCAAGTCGGCTGTTCTCCAGCGGGTGAAGAGAGGCTGGGTGTGGAACCAGTTCTTTGTCCTGGAGGAGTACACCGGACTAGAACCACTCTATATCGGAAAG TTGCACTCAGACATGGATAAAGGCGACGGATCCATTAAGTACATCCTGACGGGCGAGGGCGCCGGTACCACCTTCACCATCGACGACAGCACTGGGGATATTCATGCTCTCCAGAGGCTAGACCGGGAGGTCAAGTCCCAATACGTCCTCCGTGCTCAGGCTCGCAACCGCCTGACGGACAGGCCTCTGGAACCCGAGTCCGAGTTCATCGTGAAGATCCAGGACATCAACGACAACGAACCGAGGTTTCTGGATGGACCCTACCGGGCCACCGTACCGGAAATGTCCCAAATAG GAACGTCGGTCATCCAGGTCACCGCAACCGACGCCGATGACCCCACGTATGGAAACAGCGCTCGTGTGGTCTACAGCATCCTGGAGGGCCAGCCGTACTTCTCAGTCGACGCCAAGACCG gCATGGTGCGAGTGTCCCTGGCAGACATGGACCGGGAGACCAAGGAAAACTACACCGTGGTCATCCAAGCCAAGGACATGGGGGGTCAGCTGGGGGGTCTTGCCGGCACCACCAGTATCAACATCACGCTCAGCGACATCAACGACAACCCGCCCATGTTTGACCAAA GGTTGTTCCAGATGAGCATCCCGGAGGCGGCTCCCGTGGGTTCGGTGGTCGGTCGCATCTGGGCCAAGGACAAGGATATCGGGATCAACGCTGAGATGAAGTACAGCATCATCGATGGGGATGGAAGAGAAATCTGTGACATCAGCACCGACCCCACAAACCTTTTTGGCATCATCACCTTGAAGAAG CCCCTGGACTTCGAGAGCAAACCCAGCTACACTCTGAAGGTGGAGGGGACCAACATACACATGGACCCCGCCTTACGCAACCGAGGCCCCTTCAAGGACGTCACCATCGTACACGTGAGCGTGGAGGACGTGGATGAGCCCCCGCTGTTTGACTCGTCAGCGTACTACATAGAGCTGCCAGAGGACGCCGAGATTGGGACGGTGTTGAGGGCGGTGTCAGCGAGGGATCCTGACGCTGCCAACAACActgtgag GTATTCCATCGAGAGATCCAGCGACCCCGAGAAGTACTTCTACATCGAACTCACCTCCGGCTCGCTGATGACGGTGCGTTCGCTGGACCGCGAGGAGATCGGCTGGCACAACATCACCGTCCTCGCCATGGAAATGA GTAACCCCACCCAGATCGCCAGTGTCTCGGTGGCTGTGAGGGTAATGGACGTGAACGACAACCCCCCCTCGCTGAAGCACTACCTGGAGGCGTATCTGTGTGAAAACGCCAAAGCAGGGCAG CTGATCCAGATGGTGACGGCGGTGGATCCAGACGAGCCCCTGGGGGGGCAACATTTCTACTACAGCTTGGCCCCAGAAGCCGTCAACAACCCCAACTTCACCCTGAGAGACAACCAAG ACAACACGGCGTGGATCCTGACGCGCCGAGGCGGCTGGTCGCATCAGGACCAGACCGTCTTCTACCTGCCCATCGTCATCACCGACGGCGACGAGCCGGTTCAGACCAGCACCAGCGTGCTGACCATCCGCGTGTGCAGCTGCGACCGGGAGGGCAACGTCATGTCGTGCAACGCCGAGGCCTACAGCCTCCCCGCCAGCCTCAGCAGGGGGGCGCTCATCGCCATCCTGGCCTGCATCTTCGTCCTGCTGG TGATGATTCTCCTCATGCTGTCCCTCCGGACCCACCGTAAGAAGCCCTACCTGTGCGACGAGGAGGAGAACGTCCACGAGAACATCGTCCGCTACGACGACGAAGGCGGCGGCGAGGAGGACACGGAGGCGTTCGACATCGCCGCCATGTGGAACCCGCGGGAGGCGCACCaccaacacccccaccaccaccacccccacctggGCAAGATGAGGCAGGACATGCTGCCGGAGATCGAGAGCCTGTCGCGTTACGTCCCCCAGGCGTGCGTGGTGGGGGGCGGCGGGGACAGTAACGTCCACGGATACGTGCTGGCTAAGCTCCTGGAGGCCGACGTGGACCCGTGCGCGCCGCCGTACGACTCCCTGCAGACCTACGCCTACGAGGGGGAGGGATCGGTGGCGGAGTCCCTCAGCTCCCTCCAGTCGGGGACGTCCAACACGGACCACGAGTACGACTATCTCAACGACTGGGGGCCTCGCTTTAAAAAACTGGCGGAGATGTACGGCGTGCTGGAGACAAACAATCCTCCTCTGTGGTAG
- the rnf152 gene encoding E3 ubiquitin-protein ligase rnf152 yields the protein METLSQDSILECQICFNYYSPRRRPKLLDCRHTCCSVCLTQMRSSQKEIRCPWCRGVTKLPPGLSVSQLPDDPDIITVIAIPHASEHTPVFIRLPSNGCYMVPLPVTKERALGLPGELGCRFLPGGQQKGVTVVTVPEQQPLGLNMALDGIGVGLEGGEGERRVTGPGGGAGKGSTWSGVCTVILVACVLLFLLGIVLHNMSCISKRFTVISCG from the coding sequence ATGGAGACTCTTTCCCAAGATTCCATTCTGGAGTGTCAGATCTGCTTTAACTACTACAGCCCGCGCCGGCGGCCCAAACTCCTGGATTGCCGACACACGTGTTGCTCGGTGTGTTTGACCCAGATGCGCAGCAGCCAGAAGGAGATTCGCTGTCCTTGGTGCCGAGGCGTCACCAAGCTCCCACcgggtctgtctgtctcccagcTCCCGGATGACCCagacatcatcactgtcatcgcCATCCCTCACGCCTCCGAGCACACGCCCGTCTTCATCCGTCTCCCCAGCAACGGCTGCTACATGGTGCCGCTGCCTGTCACCAAGGAGCGAGCGCTCGGACTACCGGGGGAACTGGGATGTCGCTTCCTGCCCGGCGGCCAGCAGAAGGGGGTGACGGTGGTGACCGTGCCCGAGCAGCAGCCTCTGGGCCTGAACATGGCTCTGGATGGCATCGGGGTGGGGCTGGAAGGAGGCGAGGGCGAGAGGAGAGTTACCGGcccggggggcggggcaggaaAAGGGTCCACATGGTCCGGCGTGTGCACGGTCATACTGGTGGCGTGCgtgctgctcttcctcctggGCATTGTACTGCACAACATGTCCTGCATCTCCAAACGCTTCACTGTCATCTCTTGTGGCTGA